A DNA window from Staphylococcus warneri contains the following coding sequences:
- a CDS encoding FecCD family ABC transporter permease, producing the protein MIDSKLRRKQIITFVIFAVLVFLACTWSIASGEYNIPVSRFFQILTGQGDYTDTLILVDFRLPRMLITILAGAALSMSGAIVQSVTKNPIAEPGILGINAGGGFAIALFITIGQIKPDNFVYVLPIISVIGGVATALIIFMFSVNQRHGVTPSSMVLIGVGMQTALYGGSITLMSKFDKDQSEFIATWFAGNIWGDEWIFVIAFLPWIIIILPYLFYKSNELNIINTHEHVAKGLGVKVGKERMVLFFVAVVLSSVAVAVAGSISFIGLMGPHIAKRIVGPRHQLFLPIAVLVGAFLLVFSDTLGKVILEPTGVPAGIIVAIIGAPYFLYLMYKTKNV; encoded by the coding sequence ATGATAGATAGTAAATTACGACGTAAACAAATCATTACATTTGTGATATTTGCAGTGCTCGTCTTCTTAGCGTGTACATGGAGTATCGCTTCTGGTGAATATAACATCCCTGTAAGTCGATTTTTCCAAATTTTGACCGGTCAGGGTGATTATACAGACACACTAATTTTAGTCGACTTTAGATTACCACGTATGCTAATCACTATTCTTGCTGGTGCAGCATTAAGTATGAGTGGTGCGATTGTACAAAGTGTTACTAAAAACCCAATTGCAGAACCAGGCATACTAGGTATTAACGCTGGTGGTGGTTTCGCAATAGCATTATTCATCACAATTGGTCAGATTAAACCAGATAATTTTGTTTACGTTTTACCAATCATTAGCGTCATTGGTGGTGTAGCGACAGCTTTAATTATTTTTATGTTTAGTGTCAATCAAAGACATGGTGTTACACCATCTAGTATGGTCTTAATAGGTGTAGGTATGCAGACTGCTTTATATGGTGGTTCAATAACATTAATGTCTAAATTCGACAAAGATCAATCGGAATTTATAGCAACATGGTTTGCAGGTAATATCTGGGGAGATGAATGGATATTTGTGATTGCATTTTTACCATGGATCATCATCATACTGCCATATTTATTTTATAAATCTAATGAATTGAACATTATCAATACACATGAGCATGTAGCTAAAGGTTTAGGTGTTAAGGTCGGTAAAGAACGCATGGTATTATTCTTTGTAGCAGTAGTACTATCGTCAGTAGCAGTTGCAGTAGCAGGTTCAATTTCCTTTATAGGATTGATGGGGCCGCATATTGCTAAACGTATTGTGGGGCCACGCCATCAGTTGTTTTTACCAATAGCAGTGCTTGTTGGGGCATTTTTATTAGTGTTCTCAGATACATTAGGCAAGGTAATTTTAGAACCTACAGGCGTACCAGCAGGTATCATCGTTGCAATTATTGGTGCCCCTTACTTCCTATATCTCATGTACAAAACCAAAAATGTATAA
- a CDS encoding iron ABC transporter permease yields the protein MKFVSYLIGGIIVLAIALFLSILFGDAKIDIPTIIDAIFNYNPKNQQHNVISEIRIPRDLGAILVGMALSVAGAVIQGVTKNSLADPSLIGLNSGASFGLAITYAFYPEAPFTLLMVAGFLGALLGGSIVLMIGRSRKDGFNPMRIILAGAAVSAMLTALSQGVALIFRLNQSLTFWSAGGVSGTTWPQIIWTGPIIIVTLVVILAMSRQLTILNLGESLAKGLGQNVTMIRVVILVLAMVLAGVAVSMVGQIAFVGLMVPHIVRFIIGTDYSKVLPLTAILGGILMLVADMLARYLGDAPVGAIISFIGVPYFLYLVKKGGRSI from the coding sequence ATGAAATTTGTGTCTTATTTGATAGGTGGAATAATAGTGCTAGCAATAGCACTATTTTTATCTATTTTATTTGGAGATGCAAAAATAGATATACCCACTATTATAGATGCAATTTTCAATTATAATCCAAAAAATCAACAGCATAATGTGATTAGTGAAATTAGAATTCCTAGAGATTTAGGTGCTATTTTAGTAGGCATGGCATTATCAGTTGCTGGTGCGGTTATTCAAGGTGTCACGAAAAATAGTTTGGCGGATCCAAGTTTAATTGGACTCAATTCTGGTGCGTCATTTGGTTTGGCCATAACCTATGCTTTTTATCCAGAGGCACCTTTTACATTACTTATGGTAGCTGGATTTCTCGGTGCATTGTTAGGCGGTTCGATTGTGTTAATGATTGGTCGCTCAAGAAAAGATGGTTTCAATCCGATGCGTATTATTTTAGCCGGAGCAGCTGTTAGTGCCATGTTAACGGCATTAAGCCAAGGTGTTGCGCTTATCTTTAGATTAAATCAATCTTTAACATTTTGGAGTGCTGGTGGTGTATCAGGAACAACTTGGCCTCAAATTATTTGGACTGGACCAATCATTATTGTGACATTGGTGGTTATTCTCGCAATGAGTAGACAATTAACCATATTGAATTTAGGTGAATCTTTAGCCAAAGGGCTAGGACAGAATGTTACCATGATTAGAGTTGTCATATTAGTCTTAGCAATGGTGCTAGCTGGGGTAGCAGTATCGATGGTAGGTCAAATTGCATTCGTTGGATTAATGGTGCCACATATTGTTCGATTTATCATAGGAACGGATTATTCAAAAGTGTTACCTCTAACAGCCATTTTAGGTGGAATATTAATGTTAGTAGCTGATATGTTGGCTAGATATTTAGGAGACGCGCCAGTGGGTGCGATTATTTCATTTATTGGCGTTCCTTACTTTTTATACTTAGTTAAAAAAGGAGGACGCTCAATATGA
- a CDS encoding ABC transporter ATP-binding protein: MSRLNGEQVTIGYGDTTIINHLDVEIPDGKVTSIIGPNGCGKSTLLKALSRLLSVKDGTINLDGESIHTQSTKEIAKKIAILPQSPEVADGLTVGELVSYGRFPHQKGFGRLSDEDKKEINWALEVTGTFEFRHRSINDLSGGQRQRVWIAMALAQRTDIIFLDEPTTYLDICHQLEILELVQKLNQEQGCTIIMVLHDINQAIRFSDHLIAMKDGDIVANGETNEVLTQDILERVFNIDVVLSEDPRTGKPLLVTYDLCQKAYSS; the protein is encoded by the coding sequence ATGAGTCGTTTAAACGGTGAACAAGTAACAATAGGTTATGGTGATACGACGATTATTAATCATTTAGATGTGGAAATTCCAGATGGCAAAGTAACTTCAATTATTGGACCCAATGGGTGCGGTAAGTCTACCTTACTTAAAGCATTGTCTCGTTTGTTATCTGTAAAAGATGGTACGATTAATTTAGACGGAGAGAGTATCCACACACAATCTACGAAAGAAATTGCTAAGAAAATTGCGATTTTACCACAGTCCCCAGAAGTGGCTGATGGTTTAACTGTTGGTGAATTAGTATCTTATGGCCGATTTCCTCATCAAAAAGGATTTGGGCGTTTATCAGATGAAGATAAAAAAGAAATTAATTGGGCGCTAGAAGTGACAGGTACGTTTGAATTTAGACACCGTTCAATCAACGATTTAAGTGGTGGTCAAAGACAACGTGTCTGGATTGCAATGGCATTGGCTCAACGTACAGATATTATCTTTTTAGATGAACCAACCACATATTTAGATATATGCCATCAATTAGAAATCTTAGAATTAGTACAAAAATTAAATCAAGAACAAGGTTGTACGATTATTATGGTATTACATGATATCAATCAAGCTATTCGATTCTCAGATCATCTAATTGCTATGAAAGATGGTGACATTGTAGCAAATGGTGAAACAAATGAAGTGTTAACACAAGATATTTTAGAACGTGTATTTAATATAGATGTTGTGTTAAGTGAAGATCCTAGAACTGGTAAACCTTTATTAGTGACTTATGATTTATGTCAAAAGGCATATTCTTCATAA
- a CDS encoding YitT family protein: MNRLIRDLILVIIGSFIFSAGVNAFIISGNLGEGGVTGLAIVLYYAFHLSPAITNFVVNAVLIAVGYKFLSKRSMYLTIVATVLISVFLSLTESWHVETGNVIVNAVFGGTSVGLGIGVIVLAGGTTAGTTILARIAHKYLDVSTPYALLFFDLIVVVISLTVISLDRALVTVISLYIGTKVMEFVIEGLNTKKAMTIISSKPDEVAKAIDEQVGRGLTILNGHGYYTREEKDVLYVVITKTQVSRAKKIIRNIDNQAFLVIHDVRDVYGNGFLIDE; encoded by the coding sequence TTGAACAGATTAATACGAGATTTAATATTAGTCATTATTGGTTCGTTTATTTTTTCAGCGGGTGTTAATGCATTCATTATTTCAGGTAATTTAGGTGAAGGTGGGGTAACAGGTCTAGCTATTGTATTGTACTATGCCTTTCACTTATCACCAGCTATTACTAACTTTGTAGTCAATGCTGTTTTAATTGCAGTAGGATATAAATTTTTAAGTAAGCGTAGTATGTATTTAACCATTGTAGCAACTGTCCTTATTTCAGTATTTTTAAGTTTGACAGAATCTTGGCATGTTGAAACAGGAAATGTCATTGTTAATGCAGTATTTGGCGGAACAAGTGTAGGGTTAGGTATTGGTGTCATTGTATTAGCAGGTGGTACTACTGCAGGAACTACCATTTTAGCTAGAATTGCACATAAGTATTTAGATGTGAGTACACCTTATGCACTTCTCTTCTTCGATTTGATTGTTGTAGTGATTTCATTAACTGTGATTTCATTAGATCGTGCATTAGTTACCGTCATTTCATTATATATAGGAACGAAAGTGATGGAATTTGTAATCGAAGGTTTAAATACAAAGAAAGCGATGACAATTATTTCAAGTAAACCAGATGAAGTGGCTAAAGCCATAGATGAACAAGTAGGGCGCGGATTAACCATATTGAATGGACATGGCTATTATACTAGAGAAGAAAAAGATGTCCTTTATGTCGTAATTACGAAGACGCAAGTGTCACGAGCTAAAAAGATTATTAGAAATATTGATAATCAAGCATTTCTAGTCATTCATGATGTGAGAGATGTTTATGGAAATGGATTCCTTATAGATGAATAA
- a CDS encoding NupC/NupG family nucleoside CNT transporter, with protein MFLLINIIGLIVFLGIAVLFSRARKDIQWKSIIILVVLNLFLAWFFIYFPWGKSGIKAAANGISWVIESANAGTGFAFNSFVSNKQMDMAVSALFPILLVVPLFDILMYFNILPKLIGAIGWVLAKITRQPKFESFFGIEMMFLGNTEALAVSNEQLKRMNEMRVLTVAMMSMSSVSGAIVGAYVQMIPGELVLTAIPLNIVNAIIVASILNPVRVEDKEDIIYSIKDQDIERQPFFSFLGDSVLAAGKLVLIIIAFVISFVALADLADRLINLITGGIGHLMGLKGSFGLDQILGVFMYPFALLLGLPWDEAWLVAQQMAKKIVTNEFVVMGEVSKTINTLSPHHKAVISTFLVSFANFSTIGMIIGTLKGIVDKKTADFVSKYVPMMLLAGILVSLLTAAFVGLFAW; from the coding sequence ATGTTTTTATTGATTAATATCATTGGGTTAATTGTTTTCCTAGGTATTGCAGTATTATTTTCGAGAGCACGAAAAGATATACAATGGAAATCGATTATTATTTTAGTCGTTTTAAACTTATTTTTAGCGTGGTTCTTCATTTACTTCCCATGGGGGAAATCAGGAATTAAAGCAGCTGCAAATGGTATTTCCTGGGTAATTGAATCAGCAAATGCAGGTACAGGATTTGCGTTTAATAGCTTTGTTTCTAATAAGCAGATGGATATGGCTGTTAGCGCACTATTTCCAATTTTATTAGTAGTACCGTTATTTGATATTTTAATGTACTTTAATATTCTGCCGAAATTAATTGGTGCGATTGGTTGGGTTTTAGCAAAAATTACACGCCAACCTAAATTTGAGTCATTCTTTGGTATTGAAATGATGTTCTTAGGTAACACAGAAGCACTAGCTGTTTCTAACGAACAATTGAAACGCATGAATGAAATGCGTGTGTTAACAGTAGCGATGATGTCTATGAGTTCTGTTTCAGGTGCGATTGTTGGTGCCTATGTTCAAATGATTCCAGGTGAATTAGTATTAACTGCGATTCCTTTAAATATCGTGAATGCCATTATTGTCGCGTCAATTTTGAATCCAGTTAGAGTAGAAGATAAAGAAGATATTATTTATAGTATTAAAGATCAAGATATAGAGCGTCAGCCATTCTTTTCTTTCTTAGGTGATTCTGTATTAGCTGCAGGTAAATTAGTATTAATTATCATAGCATTTGTGATTAGTTTCGTAGCATTAGCAGATTTAGCAGATCGTTTGATTAACTTAATTACAGGTGGTATTGGTCACTTGATGGGTCTTAAAGGTAGCTTCGGATTAGACCAAATTTTAGGTGTGTTTATGTATCCATTTGCATTATTACTTGGTCTACCTTGGGATGAAGCTTGGTTAGTTGCACAACAAATGGCGAAAAAAATCGTTACCAACGAATTTGTCGTAATGGGTGAAGTATCGAAGACGATTAATACACTTTCACCTCACCATAAAGCAGTGATATCAACATTCTTAGTATCTTTTGCTAATTTTTCTACTATTGGTATGATTATCGGTACGTTAAAAGGTATCGTAGATAAGAAGACAGCAGATTTTGTTTCTAAGTACGTGCCAATGATGTTGTTAGCAGGGATTTTAGTTTCATTATTAACAGCTGCATTTGTAGGCTTATTCGCATGGTAA
- a CDS encoding ABC transporter ATP-binding protein gives MKQTNPLFFLFKRLSWPIGLIIAAVIITSLGSLSGLLVPLFTGRLVDKFSVSTMNWNLVAIFGGIFLLNAILSGIGLYLLSKIGEKMIYDIRSLLWEHIIQLKMPFFDKNESGQLMSRLTDDTKVINEFISQKLPNLLPSALTLVGSLVMLFIMDWKMTLLTFITIPIFVLIMIPLGRVMQKISTSTQTEIANFSGLLGRVLTEMRLVKVSNTERLELDNAHTNLKEIYRLGLKQAKISAVVQPISGVVMLLTIAIILGFGALEIATGAITAGTLIAMIFYVIQMSMPLINLSTLITDYKKAVGASHRIYEIMQEPIEPTEALEESKDVEVQDGELVFDHVNFKYDVKSILNDVSFNIPQGQVSAFVGPSGSGKSTIFNLIERMYDIESGDITYNGTSIFDIPLSKWRTKIGYVMQSNSMMSGTIRDNILYGVNRSVSDEELIKYAKLANCHDFIMQFDEGYDTLVGERGLKLSGGQRQRIDIARSFVKNPDILLLDEATANLDSESELKIQEALETLMEGRTTIVIAHRLSTIKKAGQIIFIDKGQVTGKGTHSELMTTHEKYKHFVTSQKLAD, from the coding sequence ATGAAACAAACTAACCCTTTATTCTTTTTATTTAAAAGGCTCTCTTGGCCAATTGGGTTAATCATTGCTGCGGTCATTATTACTTCTTTAGGAAGTTTGAGTGGATTATTAGTACCTCTATTTACTGGGAGATTAGTAGATAAATTCTCAGTAAGTACTATGAACTGGAATCTTGTAGCCATATTTGGTGGTATATTCCTACTTAATGCTATTTTAAGTGGTATTGGATTATATTTACTAAGTAAAATTGGTGAAAAAATGATTTATGATATCCGTTCATTATTATGGGAACATATCATTCAATTAAAAATGCCGTTCTTTGATAAAAACGAAAGTGGTCAATTGATGAGTCGTTTGACAGACGACACAAAGGTAATCAATGAATTTATTTCTCAAAAATTACCTAATTTATTACCTTCAGCATTAACGTTAGTTGGATCTCTCGTTATGCTATTTATCATGGATTGGAAAATGACGTTATTAACGTTTATTACCATTCCTATTTTTGTACTTATCATGATTCCATTAGGTCGTGTGATGCAAAAGATCTCAACGAGTACACAAACAGAAATTGCTAATTTTAGTGGTTTACTTGGGCGTGTACTGACAGAAATGAGATTGGTTAAAGTTTCTAATACAGAAAGATTAGAACTTGATAATGCACATACTAATTTAAAAGAAATTTATCGCTTAGGTTTAAAGCAAGCTAAAATTTCAGCGGTAGTACAACCTATTTCGGGCGTGGTGATGTTACTAACTATCGCTATCATCCTAGGTTTCGGTGCTTTAGAAATCGCAACAGGCGCTATCACTGCAGGTACATTGATCGCAATGATTTTCTATGTGATTCAAATGTCTATGCCGTTGATTAATCTATCAACATTGATAACAGATTATAAAAAAGCTGTTGGGGCAAGTCATCGAATATATGAAATCATGCAAGAACCTATTGAACCTACAGAAGCACTTGAAGAGTCAAAAGATGTTGAGGTACAAGATGGTGAACTTGTATTTGATCATGTGAACTTCAAATATGATGTTAAGTCTATATTGAATGATGTGTCATTTAATATACCTCAAGGACAGGTTAGTGCATTTGTCGGTCCTTCTGGTTCTGGTAAGAGTACGATATTCAATTTAATTGAACGTATGTATGATATTGAAAGTGGCGACATTACGTATAATGGTACAAGTATTTTTGATATTCCATTATCTAAATGGCGTACTAAGATTGGTTATGTGATGCAATCAAACTCTATGATGAGTGGTACGATTAGAGATAATATCTTGTACGGTGTTAATCGTTCAGTATCGGATGAAGAACTTATTAAATACGCTAAATTAGCTAATTGTCATGATTTTATTATGCAATTTGATGAGGGTTACGATACATTAGTTGGTGAACGTGGTCTGAAACTTTCTGGTGGTCAAAGACAACGAATAGATATTGCACGTAGCTTTGTTAAAAATCCAGATATTTTATTATTAGATGAAGCTACCGCTAACTTAGATAGTGAAAGTGAATTGAAAATTCAAGAAGCTCTAGAAACATTGATGGAAGGCCGTACAACGATTGTTATTGCACATAGACTTTCTACAATTAAAAAAGCAGGTCAAATTATCTTTATAGATAAAGGACAAGTGACTGGTAAAGGTACACATAGTGAGTTAATGACAACACATGAGAAATATAAACACTTTGTAACATCCCAAAAGCTTGCTGACTAA
- the pbp4 gene encoding penicillin-binding protein PBP4: protein MKRIFILIITMFFVLNIITPFANAENGDVTPVQVAIDNGYSKVTEAYQPESAINVSQDGQILYEYNKDKVWYPASMTKLMTMYLTLEAVKDKKLSLNDEVKMTDREYQMSTLPELSNTKLYPGQKWTISDLLQITVSNSSNAAALILGEQVSGNVNDFTDLMNKKAKELGMKDTHYVNPSGAENTRLKSFAPSKYKKTENTTTSARDYAILDQHVINETPKILDFTKQLAPTTHGVTYYTFNHSLDGADMSLPGTDGLKTGSSDTADYNHTITTKRNGFRINQVILGAGDYKHIGGEKQRNMMGNALMERSFNQYKYEKILSKGKHQINGKTYYVEQDLYDVLPKDFTKKDFQLVIDKGKVHADYKREFITKQDGPPSVTVHKPIFHHATTVAKSIWQTHPTIAIIFAIGLVIVLSIIIHLFIQAFRRK, encoded by the coding sequence ATGAAAAGAATCTTTATACTCATCATAACGATGTTCTTCGTATTAAATATTATAACACCTTTTGCTAATGCAGAGAATGGTGATGTTACCCCAGTTCAAGTTGCTATCGATAATGGTTATAGTAAAGTAACTGAAGCGTATCAACCTGAAAGTGCCATTAACGTGAGTCAAGACGGCCAAATACTCTATGAATACAATAAAGATAAGGTATGGTATCCAGCATCAATGACCAAACTCATGACAATGTATCTTACTTTAGAAGCTGTCAAAGATAAAAAGCTATCCTTAAATGATGAAGTCAAAATGACTGATCGTGAATATCAAATGTCTACACTTCCTGAATTGAGTAATACTAAACTTTATCCAGGACAGAAGTGGACCATTTCAGATTTACTTCAAATTACCGTTTCTAATTCTAGTAATGCCGCTGCACTAATACTGGGCGAGCAAGTATCTGGTAATGTCAATGACTTCACAGATTTAATGAATAAAAAAGCCAAGGAACTCGGTATGAAAGATACACATTATGTGAATCCTTCAGGTGCTGAAAACACTCGTCTCAAGAGCTTTGCTCCTTCTAAATATAAAAAGACTGAAAACACAACAACTTCAGCACGCGACTATGCCATTTTAGACCAACATGTGATTAATGAAACGCCTAAAATATTAGATTTTACCAAACAACTCGCACCAACAACACATGGTGTAACGTATTATACATTCAACCATTCATTAGATGGTGCCGACATGAGTTTACCGGGTACAGATGGTTTAAAAACTGGTTCTAGTGACACTGCAGATTACAACCATACGATTACTACAAAACGAAACGGGTTTAGAATCAACCAAGTCATATTAGGTGCTGGAGATTATAAACATATCGGCGGAGAAAAACAACGCAACATGATGGGCAATGCGTTAATGGAACGTTCATTTAATCAATATAAATATGAAAAAATCCTATCAAAAGGAAAACATCAAATTAATGGTAAAACATATTATGTAGAACAAGATTTATACGACGTCCTACCTAAAGATTTCACTAAAAAGGACTTTCAATTAGTCATTGATAAAGGCAAAGTACATGCAGATTACAAACGTGAATTCATCACTAAACAAGATGGACCACCTTCGGTTACAGTACATAAACCCATATTCCATCATGCGACAACCGTTGCTAAAAGTATATGGCAAACTCATCCTACTATAGCTATTATCTTCGCTATAGGTTTAGTAATCGTATTATCTATTATAATTCATCTATTCATTCAAGCTTTTCGCAGAAAATAG
- the tagD gene encoding glycerol-3-phosphate cytidylyltransferase: protein MKRVITYGTYDLLHYGHIELLRRAREMGDYLIVALSTDEFNQVKNKKSYYDYNQRKMMLESIRYVDLVIPEDGWGQKELDVERFDVDVFVMGHDWEGEFDFLKDKCEVIYLNRTEGISTTKIKQELYGKDAK, encoded by the coding sequence ATGAAACGAGTAATTACTTATGGTACATATGATTTATTACATTATGGACACATTGAATTATTAAGAAGAGCACGTGAAATGGGAGATTATCTCATCGTTGCGTTATCTACTGATGAATTCAACCAAGTGAAAAATAAAAAATCATATTATGACTATAATCAACGTAAAATGATGTTAGAATCAATTCGTTATGTAGACTTAGTAATCCCTGAAGATGGTTGGGGTCAAAAAGAATTAGATGTTGAACGTTTCGATGTCGATGTTTTCGTAATGGGACACGACTGGGAAGGCGAATTTGATTTCTTAAAAGATAAATGTGAAGTGATTTATCTTAACCGTACAGAAGGTATTTCTACTACGAAAATCAAACAAGAATTATACGGGAAAGACGCTAAATAA